CGCGGCTTTCGGCCTGGCTGTTGCTCTGGTAAGCTTGGATGATGCGCTGTACCAGGTGGTGCCGGACCACATCGCGTTCCGAAAGGTTGATGAATTTTATTCCCTCCACCCGGGAAAGCACCTCCTGGATGTGCACCAGTCCGGAGCCGTCGTTCCGGGCCAGGTCTATCTGGGTAACGTCGCCGGTGACCACGGCCTTGGAGTTGAAGCCCAGCCGGGTCAAAAACATCTTCATCTGGGTGCGGGTGGCGTTCTGGGCCTCGTCCAGGATCACGAAGGAGCTGTTGAGGGTCCGGCCCCGCATGTAGGCCAGGGGCACGATCTCGATGATGTCGTTGGCCAGGAAGCGGCGGACCTTTTCCGGGGACATCAGGTCGTACAGGGCGTCGTACAGCGGGCGCATGTAGGGGTCGATCTTGTCCTTGAAATCTCCGGGCAAAAACCCTAGGGATTCCCCCGCCTCCACCGCCGGGCGGCATAATATGACGCGCTCCACCTGGCGCTCGTTCAACGCCGCCACCGCCGCGGCCACCGCCAGATAGGTCTTGCCGGTGCCGGCCGGCCCGATGGCGATCACCAGGTCGCTGTTCTTGATGGCCTCCAGGTACTGGGACTGGCCGGGAGATTTGGGCCGGATCAGTTTCTTCAGGGCCAGGGAGGCCACGGCCCCCCGCTCCTCGATGTCCTTGTGCCGCTGGTGGGCCTGGCTGATGGCCAGGCCGATGTCCCGCTCCTGAAGCACCGCCCCGGATTCCACCTGGACCCTAAGATGGAGGATCAGCGAGGTGATGGCTTCCAGCTCATCGGCCGAGCCCTTGATCACCACCTCGTCGCCCCGGGCGAATATCTTGGCCTTGAAGGAATGCTGGATCACCTTTAAGTTGGAATCCTGCGGCCCCAATAGATTCACCGGGTCAATGCCGGCCAGGGAGATCCGTTCGGTTATTTCGTTGATTTCTTTGGTCATATTTTTACGGTATGTCAATGCAGTAAAAGTTGGTAAACGCCAGTAAATAATATATCACAAGCAAAAAAATAACGCAAGGGGAAATTCCAAATAAAAAAGGGTTGACAGCAGGGCATCCGGTGGTTTATGATACATAAAGAACGGAGCCTGAAATGCTGGGAAACTTACCACTGAAACACGGAAATTCAGGAAACACGGAATAGCATCAATTCAGTGATGTTCAATGATTCACTTCATAAATTCGTGCTTCCGTGGTAAAAGGTGCTTCTGCCGTTGTTTCGCAGCAGTAACCAATTTGTAAATTTACGGAAAGCCTTATGAATCCAAGCAAATACAAGATCAGCCCCCGGCGGGCCGGCCAGATCATAGGCGGCTTTGCCCGGCGCAAGGTGGTGGTGCTGGGCGACCTGATGCTGGACGAATACCTGTTCGGAACGGTCTCCCGGATCTCGCCCGAGGCCCCGGTGCCGGTGGTGGAGGTCAGCCGGGAGGAGTTCCACCTGGGCGGCGCGGCCAACGTGGCCTGGAACATAGCGGCCTTAAAGGGGCAGGCCTTTCCGGTGGGGACGGTGGGCAGCGACCGGGCCGAGAAAATGATGCGGCGGGAGTTCCAAGCCAAGAA
This genomic window from candidate division TA06 bacterium contains:
- a CDS encoding PhoH family protein, which codes for MTKEINEITERISLAGIDPVNLLGPQDSNLKVIQHSFKAKIFARGDEVVIKGSADELEAITSLILHLRVQVESGAVLQERDIGLAISQAHQRHKDIEERGAVASLALKKLIRPKSPGQSQYLEAIKNSDLVIAIGPAGTGKTYLAVAAAVAALNERQVERVILCRPAVEAGESLGFLPGDFKDKIDPYMRPLYDALYDLMSPEKVRRFLANDIIEIVPLAYMRGRTLNSSFVILDEAQNATRTQMKMFLTRLGFNSKAVVTGDVTQIDLARNDGSGLVHIQEVLSRVEGIKFINLSERDVVRHHLVQRIIQAYQSNSQAESRGQNQDEKTGPSD